A region of Lacinutrix sp. Hel_I_90 DNA encodes the following proteins:
- a CDS encoding HlyD family secretion protein, translated as MMSKKLEEIELRSEQVQDILSYVPHWMIRYGNLVFLLLIMLFLALSFFIKYPDVINAEALVTTKIPPQKEYAKITSRIQAILVEDNTIVSPNTPLAILENTANYKDVFLLKSILDSIKPNTQLFYFPINEIPLLFLGNIDNDFAIFENNYTQYVLNKELQPFSNEALANKTTLSELYSRLANSKSQLEINRAELAFKKNKLERNKTLYKKGIIAKLEYENNQIEYAQAQRNLKSFEASISQIRESISNANKTSKGNKINNTREEIKLLKNVLQSFNQLKIAVKDWENTHVLSSKLNGKVSFMNFKTVNETLNAGDLVFTIIPNTNLEYIAKLKTPILNSGKLKTGQAVNISIENYPETEFGFLTGTIHKISAIPDDEGFYLIEVKLPNHLVTSYNKEIEFKQEMRGNAEIITEDLRLAERFFYQIKDIFK; from the coding sequence ATGATGTCAAAAAAACTAGAAGAAATAGAATTACGAAGTGAGCAGGTACAAGATATTTTATCTTATGTCCCGCATTGGATGATACGCTATGGTAATCTGGTGTTTTTACTATTAATCATGCTATTTTTAGCCTTATCTTTCTTTATTAAATATCCAGATGTTATTAATGCAGAAGCCTTAGTTACCACCAAAATCCCCCCTCAAAAAGAGTATGCAAAAATAACCAGTCGTATTCAGGCTATTTTAGTTGAAGACAACACTATAGTTTCTCCAAACACACCTTTGGCCATATTAGAGAACACCGCCAATTACAAAGACGTGTTTTTACTTAAGAGCATCTTAGATAGCATTAAACCAAATACGCAATTGTTTTACTTCCCAATCAATGAAATCCCGCTATTATTTTTAGGCAACATAGATAATGATTTTGCTATTTTCGAAAATAATTACACGCAATATGTACTGAATAAAGAATTACAACCTTTTTCTAATGAAGCTTTAGCCAATAAAACAACCTTATCTGAATTATATAGCAGATTAGCCAATTCTAAGTCGCAATTAGAAATCAATCGCGCTGAACTAGCCTTTAAAAAGAATAAATTAGAAAGAAATAAAACACTTTATAAAAAAGGAATCATTGCCAAATTAGAGTACGAAAATAATCAAATAGAATATGCTCAGGCCCAGCGAAATCTCAAAAGTTTCGAAGCCTCTATTTCACAAATAAGAGAATCTATTAGTAACGCTAATAAAACGAGTAAAGGCAATAAAATCAATAACACTCGGGAAGAAATCAAACTTTTAAAGAATGTCTTACAATCCTTCAATCAATTAAAAATTGCTGTAAAAGACTGGGAGAACACACATGTACTAAGCTCCAAATTAAATGGAAAAGTATCGTTCATGAACTTTAAAACCGTTAATGAAACGCTTAATGCCGGTGATTTAGTGTTTACTATCATTCCAAATACCAACTTAGAATATATCGCGAAATTAAAAACACCCATTCTAAACTCTGGCAAATTAAAAACAGGGCAGGCAGTAAATATTAGTATAGAAAACTATCCAGAAACTGAATTTGGATTTTTAACTGGAACTATTCATAAAATCTCTGCTATCCCCGATGATGAGGGCTTTTATTTAATAGAGGTCAAACTACCTAATCACTTGGTTACCTCCTACAATAAAGAAATAGAATTCAAGCAGGAAATGCGTGGTAACGCCGAAATTATTACTGAAGACCTTCGTTTGGCAGAACGCTTCTTTTATCAAATTAAAGACATCTTTAAATAA